The DNA region GATGCGATGGgtttaacctcacaatgggctaataataatgtggttcaaattcgactTTTGTAAGAATCAAATCTAAACCcattcacttacaagtaaaaatgaataccactagaccgcaAAGCTTTGTAGCGTTTTAGCTTTTGCACGTAAATTAACGAGCATGCAAAAAGGGCCTCTGTATGCCAAGGCATCCGAACCAACTGCAGTTAGTGAAGGAAAATCTTGTTTGGGCCAAGAAGCCCAAAACTTGAACTGTGTATGAGGCCCAAGTAATTCATGGTAATGGGCTGGCCAGAATAGTACTAAGATTGGAAGATTGGGGAATCAAACACCTGGCCTCGTGTATGGGAAATATTTTTAACtacttaaaaaagaaaagtggcACAAATCGAACATTTAAATAGGGGTGGGTGCAGTTTTATTCGGTTTGTTTTTTTGCTGAAAACCAAACCCAATTTATTGTTCGGTTAGACTTTTTCggtttgatatttttttcttttcaactttttttctttttaacttagaaattggagagaagatgaagagaaaaaaaatctaGAGGATCTCGGTATATTTGGGCTTAAAGTTgaaattaaactaataatttatttGAAATTGAGCTTGAAAATCAAATacttaacataaataaataaataaaatactaatttaTATGTGTTCAATTCTGTTCaatttgatttttgaaccaacaaaACTGAAACCAAACCAATAGTTTCAGTTCAATTTGATTATATTAGCATTAATTCCCTTTTCAATTGGTTCTGTATTTGGTTTTCCGAGCTCATCTCTAAATTTGAATGCTAAATTTTCTCGATAAATTTAATCTACCTAATATTATtcggtgaaaaaaaaaagctaatggAAACTTTAGTTTGGTACGTCTCTTCTGTAGTATTGGAGGCGCTGCCTCTTTGGCAACTTGCGATAAGTTTACAGTTCACTGAAGTTTGCTTGCAAACCGCGAAAATGGCCAAGGCAGAGAGCAATTACCCAAACGCCAGATGGTCTCTCCACGGCGGGGCTGCCCTCGTCACCGGCGGAACTCGTGGAATTGGGTCTCTCTCTATTTCACGCACACTTTATCTTACAAAGTTCTTCAATTGGTCTCGTGGGTTTCTTAATATCTTAAAGAACATTAATAAAAACTGAATTTTTCGTTGAAATTAATTGTTTGGGATTTGATTTTTCGGTCCTGTTTGAATTCAGGTACGCTTTGGTGGAGGAGCTAGCTGGGTTCGGCGCGGCGGTGCACACCTGTTCTCGAAACGAAGCAGAACTCTCCAAGTGCTTAGAGCAATGGAAGGCTAAGGGCTTTTCAGTCACTGGGTCAATCTGCGATGTTTCTTCCAAAACCGAGAGAGAAAAGCTCATCGAGCAAGTCGCTTCCACTTTCAATGGCAAGCTCAACATACTTGTAAGCTTCCCTTTCACCCTGTGTCTGTGTGATTTGCTCTCTAGCTGTTTGTATAAATGCcccaaagaagaaaagaaaactttTTGATATTTCAGTGGATGAGTAGAAATGGTTTGTGGTTGTGACTTCGATTCGAGTCTCGAATTAAATAGGCGTCTTTTCGTAgaatttctttgaattttgtTATGGGATTTAGGTAAACAATGTTGGGACTAACATCAGGAAGCCAACAACTGAGTACACTTCTGAAGAATATTCATCACTCATGGCTACCAACTTAGAATCTACATACCATCTTTCCCAACTTGCACATCCTCTTTTGAAAGCATCTGGGCGAGGAAGCATTGTGTTTGTATCCTCTGTTGCCGGGCTGGCCAGTATAGCTTCCGGGTCCATTTATGGAGCAAGTAAAGGTGAGTCATTGCTCTGTTTTGGTGTCTTTCTTTGCCGCATCTTATGGATTATATTCGATTGAGAGCGAAGGAGAAAGCTAAGTCTTGTTGGTATTGTCACCAATTTTCTGTTTTCAGCTGCAATCAATCAGCTTACGAAAAATCTGGCTTGTGAGTGGGCGAAAGACAATATCAGGAGCAATGCTGTCTGCCCTTGGTACACTAGAACCTCACTTGTGGAACATGTAATTCTCCTTCCTTGCCATGGCCATTTAGGTGCTACACATATAAtccaatatttatttattacaacTTTTCGTGTATGCGCTTTAAAGAAGTATTACCATTTTCATACCATGTCTGTTCACCTTGAAATGCACTGGAATCCTTAGACTTATTTTTTCACCCTATAATGCAAATTACATTGATTGTGAGTAAGTTAGTTCTATTTTCTCGGGTTATTATGTATTAGGATAGGGAGTTGTATGAGTTCCATGGTTACAAATGTAATCATATATAATGGATAATGTCCAAATATTTTCTGAAAATGTAGATACAAGAGATATCGATGTGCATgtacatgatgttcaacttagaATAGTGGCAAGAGATTATCTGATAGCATGTACGAGGATTCAGTTCAGCTTATAAGACTATGAACAATATCTCAGGATGTATAAAGGTATGATTTAGTAGACCCTTCTGTGGGGCTTCAGCCCGTATCCCACTCACCCATCTCTTTCAAAACCTACCATGCTTTTCTTGCAAATGATATTTGATAAGTACTAAATTTAGTGAGACAAGTTTCTGAGGGATTTATGC from Malus domestica chromosome 01, GDT2T_hap1 includes:
- the LOC114824442 gene encoding tropinone reductase homolog At5g06060-like; translation: METLVWYVSSVVLEALPLWQLAISLQFTEVCLQTAKMAKAESNYPNARWSLHGGAALVTGGTRGIGYALVEELAGFGAAVHTCSRNEAELSKCLEQWKAKGFSVTGSICDVSSKTEREKLIEQVASTFNGKLNILVNNVGTNIRKPTTEYTSEEYSSLMATNLESTYHLSQLAHPLLKASGRGSIVFVSSVAGLASIASGSIYGASKAAINQLTKNLACEWAKDNIRSNAVCPWYTRTSLVEHLLDNKEFLEEITARTPLERVAEPEEVSSLVAFLCLPAASYITGQIISVDGGMTVNSFNPTRRPF